In Drosophila pseudoobscura strain MV-25-SWS-2005 chromosome 4, UCI_Dpse_MV25, whole genome shotgun sequence, the following proteins share a genomic window:
- the erm gene encoding fez family zinc finger protein erm isoform X1, whose translation MVYFSPRGMQPCSPAGVIAMMPPSKSPVMESAASDQSAVGMNQQNTTNNGSSDAKRSCPLKFSIAKIMEPDHKPHQSVAVLPVQHPSAILVDEEEEDADVDADSERSCSPIEVISLEQTPHSAAAVNYDSAFKKYVPGSAGAISSSVSPSASAVQQFVSSRHQELLSQYPLLYYAPNQLMCAAAAAQYAALTAQQQTLASAAHLSSFTASLNASLHHSQSLRRNLGHPLAAAAAAAAAVQSQQVPTIQQTLEKSPVGQRTPHASGLCAPSLKRKRSQPEQGETTPPPASVASAAGAGSTTPTAGPSSSTGPRSRSPSPHGSIDDSSPGSANGGKPKTFSCLECGKVFNAHYNLTRHMPVHTGARPFVCKVCGKGFRQASTLCRHKIIHTSEKPHKCQTCGKAFNRSSTLNTHARIHAGYKPFVCEYCGKGFHQKGNYKNHKLTHSGEKAYKCSICNKAFHQIYNLTFHMHTHNDKKPYTCRVCAKGFCRNFDLKKHMRKLHEIGGDLLDDDLPPAYERRREYTRREPLSSYSQASQLTPDSSEGSMSPPINVTTPPLSSAETSNPAWPRSQYQSPAGFHPLAVPPSSIHGDYPGGSAFLQLAHPASQQQHQPPHPQQQQQQRLSAAALENVPFIAKVF comes from the exons ATGGTTTACTTT AGTCCGCGTGGCATGCAACCGTGTAGTCCAGCGGGCGTTATTGCAATGATGCCGCCATCGAAGAGTCCCGTCATGGAGAGCGCCGCCTCGGATCAGTCCGCCGTCGGCATGAACCAACAGAATACCACCAATAATGGCAGCAGCGATGCCAAGCGATCGTGTCCCCTGAAGTTCTCCATTGCCAAGATCATGGAGCCGGACCACAAGCCCCATCAGTCTGTGGCAGTGCTACCAGTGCAGCATCCATCCGCCATCCTGGTCGATGAGGAGGAAGAGGATGCCGACGTTGATGCCGATTCGGAGCGATCCTGCAGCCCCATTGAGGTGATCAGCCTGGAGCAGACACCCCACTCGGCGGCTGCCGTCAACTATGACTCCGCCTTCAAGAAGTACGTCCCCGGATCGGCGGGGGCTATCTCCTCCTCCGTGTCgccctccgcctccgccgtgCAGCAGTTTGTGAGTTCCCGCCACCAGGAGCTGCTCTCCCAGTATCCCCTGCTCTACTATGCCCCCAATCAGCTGATGTGTGCCGCTGCAGCCGCGCAGTACGCGGCCCTCACGGCCCAGCAGCAGACGCTGGCCAGTGCCGCCCACCTGAGCAGCTTCACTGCCTCCCTGAACGCCAGTCTCCACCATTCGCAGTCGCTGCGCCGCAACCTGGGGCATCCGCTGgccgcggcggcggctgcggcagccgcTGTCCAATCCCAACAGGTGCCCACGATACAGCAGACCCTCGAGAAGTCCCCGGTGGGGCAGAGAACCCCTCATGCCAGCGGCTTGTGTGCTCCCTCTTTGAAGCGAAAGCGATCGCAGCCAGAACAGGGCGAGACCACGCCACCACCAGCATCAGTGGcgtcagcagcaggagcaggatcaACCACTCCCACTGCAGGACCCTCCTCCAGTACAGGTCCACGCTCCAGATCCCCTTCCCCACATGGCTCCATCGATGACAGCAGTCCGGGATCGGCGAACGGCGGCAAACCCAAGACCTTCTCCTGTTTGGAGTGCGGTAAGGTATTCAACGCCCACTACAATCTCACACGCCACATGCCCGTCCACACGGGGGCACGCCCCTTCGTGTGCAAAGTGTGCGGCAAGGGATTCCGACAGGCGTCAACATTGTGCCGCCACAAGATCATCCACACCTCGGAGAAGCCGCACAAGTGCCAGACCTGCGGCAAGGCCTTCAATCGCTCCTCCACCTTAAACACCCACGCGAGGATCCACGCGGGCTACAAGCCGTTCGTGTGCGAGTACTGCGGCAAGGGGTTCCACCAGAAGGGCAACTACAAGAACCACAAGCTCACCCACAGCGGGGAGAAGGCGTACAAGTGCAGCATCTGCAACAAGGCCTTCCACCAGATCTACAACCTCACCTTCCACATGCACACGCACAACGACAAGAAGCCCTACACGTGTCGCGTCTGCGCCAAGGGCTTCTGCCGCAACTTTGATCTCAAGAAGCATATGCGGAAGCTGCACGAGATCGGAGGGGATCTGCTGGACGATGATCTGCCGCCGGCCTACGAACGGAGGAGGGAGTACACCCGCCGCGAGCCCTTGTCCAGTTACAGTCAGGCCAGTCAGCTGACGCCGGACTCCTCCGAGGGCAGCATGTCGCCGCCCATCAATGTGACGACTCCTCCGCTGTCCAGTGCAGAGACAAGCAATCCCGCATGGCCACGCTCGCAGTACCAGTCGCCAGCAGGCTTCCATCCGCTAGCAGTGCCGCCCTCGAGTATCCATGGGGACTATCCCGGAGGATCGGCCTTCCTGCAGCTCGCACATCCCGcatcccagcagcagcaccaaccgCCGCatccacaacagcagcagcagcaaaggctGTCTGCAGCCGCACTGGAGAATGTCCCATTCATAGCGAAAGTATTCTGA
- the erm gene encoding fez family zinc finger protein erm isoform X2, producing the protein MQPCSPAGVIAMMPPSKSPVMESAASDQSAVGMNQQNTTNNGSSDAKRSCPLKFSIAKIMEPDHKPHQSVAVLPVQHPSAILVDEEEEDADVDADSERSCSPIEVISLEQTPHSAAAVNYDSAFKKYVPGSAGAISSSVSPSASAVQQFVSSRHQELLSQYPLLYYAPNQLMCAAAAAQYAALTAQQQTLASAAHLSSFTASLNASLHHSQSLRRNLGHPLAAAAAAAAAVQSQQVPTIQQTLEKSPVGQRTPHASGLCAPSLKRKRSQPEQGETTPPPASVASAAGAGSTTPTAGPSSSTGPRSRSPSPHGSIDDSSPGSANGGKPKTFSCLECGKVFNAHYNLTRHMPVHTGARPFVCKVCGKGFRQASTLCRHKIIHTSEKPHKCQTCGKAFNRSSTLNTHARIHAGYKPFVCEYCGKGFHQKGNYKNHKLTHSGEKAYKCSICNKAFHQIYNLTFHMHTHNDKKPYTCRVCAKGFCRNFDLKKHMRKLHEIGGDLLDDDLPPAYERRREYTRREPLSSYSQASQLTPDSSEGSMSPPINVTTPPLSSAETSNPAWPRSQYQSPAGFHPLAVPPSSIHGDYPGGSAFLQLAHPASQQQHQPPHPQQQQQQRLSAAALENVPFIAKVF; encoded by the coding sequence ATGCAACCGTGTAGTCCAGCGGGCGTTATTGCAATGATGCCGCCATCGAAGAGTCCCGTCATGGAGAGCGCCGCCTCGGATCAGTCCGCCGTCGGCATGAACCAACAGAATACCACCAATAATGGCAGCAGCGATGCCAAGCGATCGTGTCCCCTGAAGTTCTCCATTGCCAAGATCATGGAGCCGGACCACAAGCCCCATCAGTCTGTGGCAGTGCTACCAGTGCAGCATCCATCCGCCATCCTGGTCGATGAGGAGGAAGAGGATGCCGACGTTGATGCCGATTCGGAGCGATCCTGCAGCCCCATTGAGGTGATCAGCCTGGAGCAGACACCCCACTCGGCGGCTGCCGTCAACTATGACTCCGCCTTCAAGAAGTACGTCCCCGGATCGGCGGGGGCTATCTCCTCCTCCGTGTCgccctccgcctccgccgtgCAGCAGTTTGTGAGTTCCCGCCACCAGGAGCTGCTCTCCCAGTATCCCCTGCTCTACTATGCCCCCAATCAGCTGATGTGTGCCGCTGCAGCCGCGCAGTACGCGGCCCTCACGGCCCAGCAGCAGACGCTGGCCAGTGCCGCCCACCTGAGCAGCTTCACTGCCTCCCTGAACGCCAGTCTCCACCATTCGCAGTCGCTGCGCCGCAACCTGGGGCATCCGCTGgccgcggcggcggctgcggcagccgcTGTCCAATCCCAACAGGTGCCCACGATACAGCAGACCCTCGAGAAGTCCCCGGTGGGGCAGAGAACCCCTCATGCCAGCGGCTTGTGTGCTCCCTCTTTGAAGCGAAAGCGATCGCAGCCAGAACAGGGCGAGACCACGCCACCACCAGCATCAGTGGcgtcagcagcaggagcaggatcaACCACTCCCACTGCAGGACCCTCCTCCAGTACAGGTCCACGCTCCAGATCCCCTTCCCCACATGGCTCCATCGATGACAGCAGTCCGGGATCGGCGAACGGCGGCAAACCCAAGACCTTCTCCTGTTTGGAGTGCGGTAAGGTATTCAACGCCCACTACAATCTCACACGCCACATGCCCGTCCACACGGGGGCACGCCCCTTCGTGTGCAAAGTGTGCGGCAAGGGATTCCGACAGGCGTCAACATTGTGCCGCCACAAGATCATCCACACCTCGGAGAAGCCGCACAAGTGCCAGACCTGCGGCAAGGCCTTCAATCGCTCCTCCACCTTAAACACCCACGCGAGGATCCACGCGGGCTACAAGCCGTTCGTGTGCGAGTACTGCGGCAAGGGGTTCCACCAGAAGGGCAACTACAAGAACCACAAGCTCACCCACAGCGGGGAGAAGGCGTACAAGTGCAGCATCTGCAACAAGGCCTTCCACCAGATCTACAACCTCACCTTCCACATGCACACGCACAACGACAAGAAGCCCTACACGTGTCGCGTCTGCGCCAAGGGCTTCTGCCGCAACTTTGATCTCAAGAAGCATATGCGGAAGCTGCACGAGATCGGAGGGGATCTGCTGGACGATGATCTGCCGCCGGCCTACGAACGGAGGAGGGAGTACACCCGCCGCGAGCCCTTGTCCAGTTACAGTCAGGCCAGTCAGCTGACGCCGGACTCCTCCGAGGGCAGCATGTCGCCGCCCATCAATGTGACGACTCCTCCGCTGTCCAGTGCAGAGACAAGCAATCCCGCATGGCCACGCTCGCAGTACCAGTCGCCAGCAGGCTTCCATCCGCTAGCAGTGCCGCCCTCGAGTATCCATGGGGACTATCCCGGAGGATCGGCCTTCCTGCAGCTCGCACATCCCGcatcccagcagcagcaccaaccgCCGCatccacaacagcagcagcagcaaaggctGTCTGCAGCCGCACTGGAGAATGTCCCATTCATAGCGAAAGTATTCTGA